Within Quercus lobata isolate SW786 chromosome 5, ValleyOak3.0 Primary Assembly, whole genome shotgun sequence, the genomic segment agtgtttccgtccagcttgggacccatggcgatgagatggtttgatagCCTCAAGCCAAACTCCATAAACTCTTTTAAGCAGCTGACACAGGCTTTTGGTTCTCACTTCATAACTAGCAGCAGAGTCCCTCGGCCCCTAGATTTCCTcctgtccttgtccatgcgagaaggagAGACCCTGAAGGCCTACTCAGACAGGTATtgggaaatgtataatgagatagaggAAAATTACAATAACGTCATCATTAGCACATTCAAGAGGGGCCTGTCGACAGAGCATGGTTTAAGGAAGTCCTTGACAAGGAAACCGGTCACTAGCGTGTGCCAACTCATGAACAAAATCGACAAGTACAAGAGAGTCGAAGAAGACCAACAGATGGGAAAGGGCaaagcgaaggttgtccctcaggagaggagggacttcaggttaGACCGCTTTAACAATAGTAATTGACCGAGAAGGGATTACTCAGAGCAATCTGGATCCACAGGGGCATaggcagtccatgctgtgttccgagaaccatCACATAAGATCCTAGAGAAAGTGAAGAACGAACCGTTCTTTCAATGGCCAAGCAGGATGGCAGGTGATCCCGCGAAACATAACTAGAATCTGTATTGCGCGTATCACCAAGAGCCAGGCCATACCACCGATGATTGCAGAAATCTGAAAAACCACTTAGAAAGTCTGGTCCGAGAGGGGAAGCTGCGACATTTGCTGCATCACCCTGTCGGATGGCAGGAGCAGTCGAACATCGAAACAAGGCAAAGCACATTGAGAccacccattggcacaataaatgtTATTCTCGCCGCACCAGGACGGACCGGCTCCCATCCTTTCAGAGTAATGTCGGTGGGCAGACTCCCTTCTAAAGCTGACGACAGGGAGTCCAAGAGGGCTAACGGGATGACCACACCCCTAATCGGATTCTCAGATGAGGACAAACTGGGAACCCTCCAAACCCACGACGACGCCCTAGTCGTCACGCTCAAGATCGGTGGATACGACGTGAAGAAGGTGCTAGTCAATCAGGGCAGCATCGTGAAAGTGATGTATCCCGACTTGTACAAGGGGTTGAAGCTGAAACCGGAGGACCTGACAGCATACGATTCCCCTTTAGTGAGTTTCAAGGGAAAAATTGTCACTTCGAAAGGCATGATTAGGCTGCCTATACAAACAGACTTGGacgtggtggaggtggacttcatagtGGTAGACACATACTCCCCCTACACCGCCATCGTAGCTAGACCGTGACTTCATGCCCTAAGGGCTGTGTCATCAACCTTacaccaaaaggtgaagtatCCATCGGAAGGTCGAGTGAAAGAAGTAATAGGGAACCAAGCCATGGCCtggcaatgcatggtgtcagCAATCTCGCGACGACCGAGTACTGAGCCCTCCACCTCAGCCGAGAatggcttatagcaattaatgaCCTCAGCCCTGGCCTAGGGTAGTGAGGGACCTACCGAGGAAGCAAGTTGTGAggatttagagaaaatttttgttggcTCCGACCCAGAAAGattttttcaggtcggctcaGAACTACCGCCCCAAGAGAAGGAAACACTAATTGACTTCCTCAGACAGAATGTGgacgtgtttgcatgggatGCCTACGAGGCTCCGGGGGTCGATCCAGATTTCATTTGCCACCACCTTAATGTTAGCCTGGCCGTAACACCTAAGAAGTAGCCTCCTCGGCGACCGTCGAAAGAGCATGCAAAGGCAATGAGAGAGGAGGttataaaattgaagaaagcagGAGCTATCAAGGAGGTATTCTACCCCGAATGGCTGGCCAACACAgtcgtggtgaagaagaaaagtaggaaatggcgggtctgcgtggacttcacagacctgaacAAGGCCTGCCCGAAGGATCCTTTCCTTGTGCCGCGGATAGACCGATTGGTGAATTCAACTGTGGGACACCCTCAAATGAGTGTTttggacgccttccaaggctaccaTCAGATACCCCTGGCCGTCGAGGACCAAGAAAAAATGGCTTTTGTCACTCCCGTCGGAAACTTCCAttacaaggtaatgccctttggcttgAAGAATGCCGGGTCGACCTACCAGAGgttgatgaccaggatgtttgaactATAGATGGGTAAGAGCATGGAAgtctatatagacgacatggtggtgaagagcaaGTTAGTGCCCAACCACGTCAGGGACCTCGGCGATGTCTTTGGAATTCTGAGAACGTACAGGCTGCGCCTAAACGCgtccaagtgttcattcggGATGGAGTCAGCGAAATTCTTAggttacatggtgacccatagaggcATTGAAGTCAGCCCCGACCAAATTAGAGCTATCCATAGCCTGCAGCCTCCTCGAAAccccaaagaggtccaaaaactcactggcatgattgccGCCTTAAACCGTTTCATCTCTCGCTCGGCGGACAGGTACAGGCCTTTCTTCCTCTTATTAAACATGTGGAAAGGCTTCGAGTGGACTGAGGAGTGTGCCTTAGCCTTCTAgcagcttaaggaatacctGGCTCAGCCACCAATCATGTCCAGTCTTGAAGCCGACGAGGTGCTATTCGCCTATATTGCGATAGCCCCTCACGCGGTGAGTTTAGTGTTGatccgagaagacaatggcACACAACGGCTCGTCTACTACGTAAGCAAATCATTGCACGAGGTAGAGATCCGTTACCTCCCTTTCGAAAAGGCCGTCTTGGCAATTGTGCAAGTCACGCGAAAGCTCccccattacttccaggcacataCCATTGTTGTAGTGACCCAACTTCTGCTCAGATCAATACTTCGAAGCACCGACTACACAAGCAAAATAGCAAAGTAGGGGACGATTCTGGGCGCCTTCGACATTAGGTACATGCCTCATACCGCTGTGAAGGGCCAGGTTCTCGTGAATCTAATAGCTGAGTTTGTAGAACCCACACCAGAAGGAGGAGGAAAGCCACTAAACCCAGATCGGAATCTGATCGGCATAGTCTCTCAGCAAAAGCCCCCTTGTTGGAAAGCACACGTTGACGGTGCGGCCAACCAAAAGGGCTCAGGAGTGGGGCTCGTCCTGGTTTCCCCCGAGGGGATTACCATCGAAAAATCGTTGAAGCTGGGCTTCTCCGCCACGAATAACGAAGCGGAGTATGAGGCATTATTGGAAGGAATGTCAATGATCTAGAAACTAGGTGGAAAATCCTTAAacatgttctcggactcaagactTGTCGTGGGACAAGTAAATGGAGTATTGCAGGTGAGGGATGAAAGAATACAAGAGTACCTAGTCCAAGTCAAGCGCTTGCAGGCGCATTTCGATCACTTCAATCTAGTGCACGTGTCCAGGAGCGGGAACACCCATGCTGACTCTCTTGCAACGCTcgccacctcctcggctcaaCCACTTCCTTGGGTTATTCTCGTGGAAGATCTATACAGCCCAACGATGGCGAGAACCGACTTAGTACGGGTTCACAACATCAAGGCagggcctagctggatggatcctctAGTACTATTCTTAAAGCACGACACCTTACCAGAAGATAAAAACGAGGCCgacaagattagaagaaagGCTTCTCGATTCTGGCTGTCCGAGGACTCCAAACTGTATAAGCGCTCATTCTCAGGACTGTACTTACTATGCGTGCACCCAGATGCCACTGAACTTATCCTAGAGGAATTACACAAAGGAATTTGTGAAAGTCATATGGGGGGTAGGTCCCTGTCCCATAGGGCCataacgcaaggttattggtggctgAGCATGCAGAGAGAGGCacaagaatatgtgaagaagtgcgaccagtgccaaaAGTTCGCCCTGAATATACATCAGTCAGGCGGAACCCTTAATCTGCtatccagcccttggccattcaCGCAGTGGGGCCTAGACATCCTAGGACCATTTCCTAAAGCAGTGAGGAAAAAAAGATTTCTTCTTGTCGGCACgaattacttcacaaaatgggtcgaagctgagccGCTGGCAAACATTAGAGACGTTGACACCaagaagtttgtttggaaaaatatcgtCACCAGGTTTGGAATCCCTCATACCCTGATCTCGGACAACGGTctccaatttgatagtaaagcttTTAGAAGATATTGTAGCGAGTTGGGAATTGCCAATAAGTACTCCACACCGGCTTACCCGTAAGGGAATGGGTAGGCTGAAGCCATCAATAAAACCATAGTAAATGGGTTGAAAAAGAGGTTAGATGAAGCGAAGCGAAGGTGGCTAGAAGAACTGCCTCATGTCTTGTGGACGTACTGCACCACGCCACGCAGGTCCACAGGGGAAACACCCTTTTCGATGACCTATGGGGCTGAGGCTGTTATTCCTCTAGAGATAAATTTCCTAACACAGAAGACCAGCTCATTCTGCCCCAATTCCAATAACGGACTGCTGGAAAAGAGCTTAGACCTCATcgaagaaagaagggagagTGCAATGGTCCAACTTGCCTACTACCAACaaaagctcaagcaaggttacgaTGCCAAGGTAAAGCGAAGGCCCCTGGCACTTGGGGATCTAGTATTGAGGAAGGTCCTGGGCATTGCAAGAAATCCCGCGTGGGAAAAACTCGGACCAAATTAGGAGGGCCCATATCGTATCACCTCTGTGGCCGACATAGGGCttactttttagaagatttggatgaactTGTAGtgccacgcccttggaatgtaaataacctgaaaaggtactattattaatgaaagttgcAATTCTTGGCGCCACGCTACTATGCAACTTCTTCTAAGGGTTAAATAGAAtctaagtcctgcctggctcctcggaccacaggattgggggaaattaaccaaaatacaatttcttctaagtgttaaacagaacctaagtcttgcctgGTTTctcagaccacaggcttgggggaaattaactactacgcAACttcatctaagtgttaaacagaacctaagtcctgtctggctcctcagaccgcaggcttgggggaaattaactattGCGCAACttcatctaagtgttaaacagaacttaagtcctgcctggatcctcggaccacaagcttgggggaaattaactagaATGCAACTTCTtctaagggttaaacagaatctaagtcctgcctggctccgcggaccacaggcttgggagAAATTAATTAGAATGCAACTTCTTCTAAGAGGtaaacagaacctaagccctgcctggttcctcggaccattggcttgggggaaattaaccagaGTACAGTTTTATCTAGGTGTTAACTATCATTTTTCTCAAACATTCATTAATGCTTAACCATGTtacttaaattttgaataacgTTTGGCTCTTAGCAGTTAGTAGCATAACAGAAACTCATTCAAAACAAAGGCAGAAAAAGAAGCAGTGAGACAAGATTCAAAGGAGTAATAATATCATTCATTAAACTCCAAAATGGGTTCTCTTACAAATGTTGTCAAAATAAGGAGATAAAGGATAAAAGAGGATAACTACAAGTAAAGTCCTACACTAATGCCCTAGGCTTTATCCAAGGCAGAACCCTTTGCAGGGACCTCTGTTTCAGATTGATCACCTCCTACCTTAGGCTCGGGGACGGCCTCCTTGGCTTGCGCAACAACGTCCCTTATTGTGAGGGTGTCCTTAGGCAACTTGTCCTTTGCAAGTGACTGCACCTCCTCGGCTTCAGGTACCAGGGAATCCGAAGTGGCGACCTTAGCAGAGACGGGCTCCTCAGGAGGAAGCGAACCCGGAATCTCGCGAATATCTTGAGGAAAGAAGATATTTTCAATCTTCCTGAGGTCGGAGTCCGCAGAAACTGCCGCCCGGTCCAAGGCCACCCCTCAAGACATAGTGATGTAGTCCCTACATACTGTAGCCACCTCCTCGATCAGCCTGGCCTGGGTATCCGCCATTCTGCGTTCATAGGAGGCTGCCACCGCAGCCTCAGTCGCCTCCCTGGCCAGGTGGGCCGCCTCTTTTGCCTTTGATAGCTCGGCCTTAAGGTCTGAGACCATCTGGCTCTCGGTGGCGAGGTTTATTTCGGACATATGAAGCTGTTTGCGCATGTCCTCAGCCTGCTGGGTGGTGGTCTTAAGCTCGGCCTCGGCGCTGTCGCGGGCCTTCAGTGCATCCTTTACTTCCTTATTTAGGCGATACTTTTCCAGCCTGAGGGCGCCAGTAGCCTTCTCCGCAGTGATGCAAGACTGAACCTCAGTGTGCAGGTCCTCGCGAGCCTTCTTGGCCCACTCCTCAGCTACAAAAATTTGCTGAGTGACTTGCGTGGGAGTAACGGAAAattgattaaaagaaaataatagacAGATAGGTGCAGAATAAAGAAACTGAATAAGGAAGAGTCTTGGCTTACCATGGCCATGTCTCTCTTCAGCAACATAAAGAGATCTGGTTATCGAGTAGCCCGGAGCCCCTCCATGTCACGAGGCAGGAGAAGGGGCTGCTGCAAGGCCTCAACCAGATAAGACGCCTGTCCTCATTAGGACTCCCACAAAGTTGCGTCCCACAAGATAGGGGCGCCATCCAACTCTAGGCGTGGGGACCAGGTCCGCTGCTCCCTCCTCATAGCCACCTCGTCTCAGCTATCAAtggattttgttcttttttccttgGGCTCTTTGCCCTTCTTCTGTTGCTTGGCCTTCTCAGGGCCGACCTCACCCTCCTCCAGCTCTTCCACAGGTCTCTTCCGCCTTAAATTGGGAAGACGTTATAGCGCTGGGTCAGTTGTGGGGGGAAGAGAAGGAGGAAGTTTGGATGTAGCCTGCTCCTTGGGGGCATCCCTAGAAGACTACCCCTTATTTATATTGGACAGGAGGCCCCTGAGACTAATCCTCGGCTTCAAGTCCATGTCTTCTTCTTCGACCTCTTGGCTAGTGTCAACTTGTACAATTACCAAGCCAAGAGTGGGAGCCGCCGAGGAACGATCTATGTTCGAGTCGGAGTCCGAGAGCTCTACAGACCTGGCGGATACCTCTCCCTCCTCGGCGAAGCGGAATTGGTCAATTTGATCCTCAAGAGATGAGTGTGAGGAATCAACTCCTTCTCCTAGGACAATTGCCTGGGGAAGAACGCGCTGAGCAGGCAATTGGACGGGAGGTAAGTCTCTCCGAGCAAGAAAACCTGGTTTAGAGACGTCGATGCGAGCTAATCAGGGACTTTCAACCCTGATGGCTTGACTAGCGTCCATTAGAGCGCGCGAAAGGGGCTTGTAGTCCAAGATTAGAGGAGCAGCACGCAATTGCCCATCCTCACTCACAAAAATTTCGAACCTTAGGAGGAAGTTGAGAGCCTGGACGTTGACCAAACTTAGCCGAGGAGTTGTTCATTCTTTGTTTGCAAAGTCGA encodes:
- the LOC115990283 gene encoding uncharacterized protein LOC115990283, producing the protein MSVGRLPSKADDRESKRANGMTTPLIGFSDEDKLGTLQTHDDALVVTLKIGGYDVKKVLVNQGSIVKVMYPDLYKGLKLKPEDLTAYDSPLVSFKGKIVTSKGMIRLPIQTDLDVVEVDFIVVDTYSPYTAIVARP